A stretch of the Flavobacterium aquiphilum genome encodes the following:
- a CDS encoding SPFH domain-containing protein translates to MNFFLTNWWILLIVLSLLFYKFVLRVFFGMVIVPEDRIGLVTKKFVLFGAAKSLPDGRIIATKGEAGFQAKTLAPGLYWGMWPWQYSVNMTPFTIIPEGNVGLVLSKDGAEIPTGRILAQKVNSDNFQDATMFLDNGGQKGRQSAFITTGSYRINTFLFEVVVAPQVVISENMVGIVTAMDGEPIPIGQIAGKFVDNHNNFQDFDQFLKNGGNRGLQPQVMLAGSYYINSWAIQIEQTPMTDVPIGYVGVVISYIGEDGQDVTGDNFKHGNIVSKGQRGVWMEPFGPGKYALNKYTTKLEPVPTTNLVLNWADARSESHNLDKNLSTITVRSKDGFPFNLDVSQIIHVPANEAPKVIARFGSMNNLVSQVLEPTIGNYFRNSAQESDVISFLSTRKERQESAKNHIKIVLDEYNVNAVDTLIGDIVPPESLMKTLTDRKIAEEEQKTYQTQKMAQEQRQGMEKETAIADMQKEIVRASQSVEIAQRTADATVKKAEGDATSLKLNVNAEAEATKMRANAEAEATKARAGAQAEATKLNASAEAEKISKTGLAEAEKIMAIGKSTAEAYQLQVSAMGGDNFTKYKITEEIGKGKIKIIPEVLISGNNGTDGSMSGLLGLKLMEMMDTNNKETPKKGE, encoded by the coding sequence ATGAACTTTTTTCTTACTAACTGGTGGATATTATTAATTGTTTTATCCCTGCTCTTTTACAAATTTGTTTTACGTGTATTCTTTGGAATGGTAATTGTTCCTGAAGATCGAATTGGTCTTGTAACCAAAAAATTCGTGCTCTTTGGAGCCGCAAAATCATTGCCTGACGGCAGAATTATCGCCACCAAAGGCGAAGCCGGTTTTCAGGCAAAAACCCTTGCCCCAGGATTGTATTGGGGAATGTGGCCTTGGCAATATTCAGTAAACATGACTCCGTTTACAATCATTCCTGAAGGAAATGTTGGGCTGGTATTAAGTAAAGACGGAGCCGAAATCCCTACAGGACGCATTCTTGCTCAAAAAGTAAACTCCGATAATTTTCAAGATGCAACAATGTTTCTTGACAATGGCGGGCAAAAAGGGCGTCAATCGGCATTTATTACAACAGGTTCTTACCGTATTAATACTTTTTTGTTTGAAGTAGTGGTGGCACCACAAGTAGTTATTTCCGAAAATATGGTCGGAATTGTGACCGCCATGGATGGAGAGCCAATTCCTATCGGGCAAATTGCCGGTAAATTTGTTGACAACCACAATAACTTTCAGGATTTTGACCAATTCTTGAAAAATGGAGGAAACCGTGGACTGCAACCACAGGTAATGCTTGCTGGTTCTTATTACATCAACTCTTGGGCAATCCAGATTGAACAGACTCCAATGACCGATGTGCCTATAGGATATGTTGGAGTGGTAATTTCATATATTGGGGAAGACGGTCAGGATGTAACCGGAGATAATTTCAAACATGGAAATATTGTTTCAAAAGGACAACGTGGCGTTTGGATGGAGCCTTTTGGTCCCGGTAAATATGCCCTTAACAAATACACCACCAAATTAGAACCGGTTCCAACCACCAACTTGGTATTAAACTGGGCCGATGCCAGAAGTGAATCCCACAACTTGGACAAAAACCTTTCTACCATTACAGTTCGTTCCAAAGACGGTTTCCCTTTCAATCTGGATGTTTCGCAAATTATCCACGTTCCTGCGAATGAAGCTCCAAAAGTAATTGCTCGTTTTGGAAGTATGAACAATCTGGTTTCTCAGGTTTTAGAACCTACCATTGGAAATTATTTCAGAAACTCAGCTCAGGAAAGTGATGTAATTTCGTTCCTTTCGACCAGAAAAGAGCGTCAGGAATCGGCCAAAAACCATATCAAAATAGTCTTGGACGAATACAACGTTAATGCTGTTGACACTTTAATTGGAGATATTGTACCACCAGAATCCTTGATGAAAACATTGACGGATAGAAAAATTGCAGAAGAAGAGCAAAAAACCTATCAGACTCAGAAAATGGCTCAAGAACAACGTCAGGGAATGGAAAAAGAAACTGCAATTGCCGACATGCAAAAGGAAATTGTTAGGGCTTCCCAAAGTGTTGAAATCGCGCAACGTACTGCCGATGCCACAGTTAAAAAAGCGGAAGGAGATGCAACCAGTTTAAAACTGAACGTAAACGCCGAAGCCGAAGCAACAAAAATGCGTGCCAATGCCGAAGCAGAAGCGACAAAAGCAAGAGCAGGCGCGCAAGCCGAAGCAACCAAACTTAACGCCAGTGCCGAAGCCGAAAAAATCTCTAAAACAGGTCTCGCTGAAGCGGAAAAAATTATGGCTATTGGTAAATCGACTGCCGAGGCATACCAACTTCAGGTCTCTGCGATGGGCGGCGATAACTTTACGAAATACAAAATCACCGAAGAAATTGGTAAAGGAAAAATCAAAATTATCCCTGAAGTCCTTATTTCTGGAAACAACGGTACTGATGGCTCTATGAGTGGACTGCTAGGTCTAAAACTTATGGAAATGATGGACACCAACAACAAAGAGACTCCTAAAAAGGGAGAATAG
- the pepT gene encoding peptidase T yields MQHIIDRFVSYVTIDTESDPGSNTTPSTAKQWDLANKLVEELKAIGLQDVTIDDKAYIMATLPSNVDHEVPTIGFISHFDTTPDFTGANVKPQIIPDYDGKDIILNAEQNIVLSPSYFKDLLQYKGQTLITTDGTTLLGADDKAGITEIVTAMEFLINNPEIKHGKIRIAFTPDEEIGRGAHHFDVEKFGAEWAYTMDGSQVGELEYENFNAAGAKIIFKGKSVHPGYAKGKMINSMLIANDFINELPKDETPQETRGYQGFFHIHHLSGSIEETVLELIIRDHNKFKFEKRKALIDKIAKKFNKKFAKQFGEDIVITEVKDQYYNMKEKVLPVKHIVFIAEKAMRELGIKPIIKPIRGGTDGCQLSYKGLPCPNIFAGGHNFHGKYEYVPVESMQKAVNVIVKIAELTAEGAYQKKETASKKS; encoded by the coding sequence ATGCAACATATAATTGATCGTTTTGTAAGCTATGTAACCATCGACACAGAGTCGGATCCAGGTTCAAATACCACCCCAAGTACAGCCAAACAATGGGATCTCGCCAATAAACTAGTCGAAGAATTAAAGGCCATAGGCTTACAAGATGTCACAATAGACGACAAAGCCTATATCATGGCAACGCTTCCAAGTAATGTAGATCATGAAGTACCTACTATTGGATTTATTTCTCATTTTGACACTACTCCGGATTTTACAGGAGCCAATGTAAAACCACAAATCATTCCTGATTATGACGGTAAAGACATTATCCTGAATGCCGAACAAAATATTGTCCTCTCCCCTTCTTATTTCAAAGATTTATTACAATACAAAGGACAAACATTAATCACCACCGACGGAACAACCTTACTAGGCGCCGATGACAAAGCGGGAATTACTGAAATTGTTACTGCAATGGAATTCCTGATCAACAATCCTGAAATCAAACACGGAAAAATTAGAATAGCCTTTACTCCTGATGAGGAGATTGGCCGCGGTGCGCATCATTTTGATGTGGAAAAATTTGGAGCCGAATGGGCTTATACCATGGACGGAAGTCAGGTTGGTGAATTGGAATATGAAAATTTCAATGCAGCCGGTGCCAAAATTATCTTCAAAGGAAAAAGCGTACATCCCGGATATGCCAAAGGTAAGATGATCAATTCCATGCTTATTGCGAATGATTTCATCAACGAATTACCTAAGGACGAAACTCCCCAGGAAACTAGAGGTTATCAAGGCTTTTTTCATATTCATCACCTTTCGGGAAGTATTGAAGAAACCGTTTTAGAACTAATCATTCGTGATCACAATAAATTCAAATTTGAAAAGCGAAAAGCCTTAATTGACAAAATCGCCAAAAAATTCAACAAGAAATTTGCAAAACAATTTGGTGAAGACATCGTAATTACCGAGGTAAAAGACCAATATTACAATATGAAAGAAAAGGTTCTTCCTGTAAAACATATTGTTTTTATTGCTGAAAAAGCGATGAGAGAATTGGGTATAAAACCTATTATAAAACCCATCAGAGGTGGAACTGACGGGTGTCAATTATCTTACAAAGGTTTACCTTGTCCAAATATCTTTGCCGGTGGTCACAATTTCCACGGAAAATACGAATATGTTCCTGTAGAAAGCATGCAAAAAGCGGTAAATGTAATCGTAAAAATTGCAGAATTGACCGCTGAAGGTGCCTATCAGAAAAAAGAAACTGCGTCCAAAAAAAGTTAA
- a CDS encoding YdeI/OmpD-associated family protein, with amino-acid sequence MTNNEEWETELELLKAIIAKTELVETNKWGGCVYVDSNNRNVIGVGGFKKFFTLWFFNGAFLKDEKKHLINANEGVTKSLRQWRFTSKDEINEKEILPYIQEAIDNEKLGKTTKPEKTKSEIIIPSLLQNELDIDDQLKDAFLNFSLYKQKEFIEYIETAKREETKISRIKKIKPMILDNIGLNDKYR; translated from the coding sequence ATGACTAACAACGAGGAATGGGAAACTGAATTGGAGCTTTTAAAAGCTATCATTGCTAAAACAGAATTGGTCGAAACTAATAAATGGGGCGGTTGCGTGTATGTAGATAGCAATAACAGAAATGTGATTGGTGTTGGTGGATTCAAGAAATTCTTTACGCTTTGGTTTTTTAATGGCGCCTTTTTAAAAGACGAGAAGAAACATTTAATTAATGCCAATGAAGGTGTAACCAAATCATTAAGACAATGGCGTTTTACATCCAAAGATGAAATCAACGAAAAAGAGATTTTACCCTATATCCAAGAAGCTATAGACAATGAAAAGCTAGGAAAAACAACCAAGCCTGAAAAAACAAAATCGGAAATTATTATTCCGTCTTTATTGCAGAATGAATTAGACATTGATGACCAACTAAAAGATGCCTTCTTGAACTTCAGCCTATACAAACAAAAGGAGTTTATTGAATATATAGAAACAGCAAAACGAGAAGAAACCAAAATCTCGAGAATCAAAAAAATAAAACCAATGATATTAGATAACATTGGCCTCAACGATAAATACAGATAA
- the yajC gene encoding preprotein translocase subunit YajC, with the protein MGQLQQFLPFLLMFVVLYFFMIRPQQKRAKNEREFESNLKVGDRIITKSGIHGKIVELTDATVIIETMAGKLKMERSSISLELTATLKKD; encoded by the coding sequence ATGGGACAATTACAACAGTTTTTACCATTTCTATTAATGTTTGTGGTTCTTTACTTTTTCATGATCAGACCACAGCAAAAACGTGCTAAAAACGAAAGAGAATTTGAAAGCAACTTAAAAGTAGGAGATAGAATAATTACTAAAAGCGGTATTCACGGAAAAATTGTAGAGCTTACAGATGCTACTGTAATTATTGAAACAATGGCTGGGAAGTTGAAAATGGAACGTTCTTCCATTTCTTTGGAGTTGACAGCTACTTTGAAAAAAGACTAG
- the nusB gene encoding transcription antitermination factor NusB, translating to MQSIYAMHQNGSDNLEKEEKFLFHSIDAIQDLYLIMLSSLIEICKKETVYLQLASQKHLATKEERNPNKKFINNSIFQILAENNSLSIALENRSINNWTLNDDYIILLLAAIKESDLYAKYMSTKVNTFEEDKQFIVDIFSDVIVPNEKLYDYLEDDKLTWIDDIPLVNTHIIKQLKSIKQGEDDNFRVPKLYKDIEDKDYAKNLFRKTVLNETELAKEYVDKTPNWDSERIAEIDTIILKMAICEFLKFPSIPVKVTLNEYLELAKEYSTPKSSIFINGILDNLVKELEAKKRIVKMGRGLM from the coding sequence ATGCAATCCATTTATGCGATGCATCAAAATGGTTCTGATAATCTGGAAAAAGAAGAGAAATTTCTTTTTCATAGTATAGACGCAATTCAGGATTTATACCTTATCATGCTTTCTTCATTGATAGAAATCTGCAAAAAAGAGACTGTTTATTTGCAGTTGGCAAGTCAAAAACATTTGGCTACCAAAGAAGAACGCAATCCAAACAAGAAATTCATCAATAACAGCATTTTTCAAATTCTTGCTGAAAACAATTCCCTTAGTATAGCCCTTGAAAACCGTTCGATTAACAATTGGACTTTAAATGATGATTACATTATTCTTCTTTTAGCGGCTATAAAAGAAAGTGATTTGTATGCCAAATACATGAGTACAAAGGTGAATACTTTTGAAGAGGATAAACAATTTATTGTTGATATATTTTCAGATGTGATTGTTCCAAACGAGAAGCTATATGACTATCTGGAAGACGATAAATTGACATGGATTGATGATATTCCTTTGGTAAACACTCATATAATCAAGCAGTTAAAATCGATTAAGCAAGGTGAGGATGATAATTTCAGGGTTCCAAAATTGTATAAGGACATTGAGGATAAGGACTATGCTAAAAATTTGTTTAGAAAAACAGTTTTAAACGAAACGGAGTTAGCGAAAGAGTATGTTGATAAAACACCAAATTGGGACAGTGAGCGTATTGCCGAAATTGATACCATTATCCTTAAAATGGCTATTTGCGAATTCTTGAAGTTTCCATCTATTCCTGTTAAAGTAACTTTGAACGAATATTTGGAATTAGCCAAAGAATATTCAACACCAAAGAGTAGCATTTTCATCAACGGAATATTGGATAATTTGGTTAAAGAACTTGAAGCTAAAAAACGAATTGTAAAAATGGGAAGAGGTTTGATGTAA
- a CDS encoding Glu/Leu/Phe/Val family dehydrogenase, with the protein MNANVTSVKELQKMDPVFGQLSFNDHEQIVFCNDKDTGLKAIIGIHNSVMGPALGGTRMFNYANEWEALNDVLRLSRGMTYKAAITGLNIGGGKAVIIGDAKTQKTPELMRKFAEFVHSLSGRYITAEDVGMETSDMDLVRDVTPYVTGISEERGGSGNPSPVTAFGVYMGMKAAAKQQFGSDNLEGKKVLVQGIGHVGETLVSYLTKEGAQVFIADINEEKLYEVATKYNAQVFTGDDLYSADVDIYAPCAMGATINDTTVNKIKAKVIAGAANNQLANENTHGLILQERGILYAPDFLINAGGIINVYAELAHYDKAEIMRKTENIYNTTLEIFDYAVANGITTHQAALTIAQNRIDLRKIENSKK; encoded by the coding sequence ATGAATGCTAATGTTACCTCTGTAAAGGAACTTCAAAAAATGGATCCTGTTTTTGGACAATTGTCATTTAATGATCACGAGCAAATCGTTTTTTGTAATGACAAAGATACAGGATTAAAAGCAATTATTGGTATCCATAATTCGGTTATGGGGCCAGCATTAGGGGGAACCCGAATGTTTAATTACGCCAATGAATGGGAAGCTTTGAATGATGTTTTGCGTCTGTCCAGAGGGATGACTTATAAGGCTGCTATCACTGGATTGAATATCGGTGGGGGAAAAGCAGTTATTATTGGCGATGCCAAAACTCAAAAAACACCTGAATTGATGCGTAAATTTGCTGAATTTGTGCATTCGCTAAGCGGAAGATATATTACAGCAGAAGATGTTGGAATGGAGACTTCAGACATGGATTTGGTAAGAGATGTTACTCCTTACGTTACCGGTATTTCCGAAGAAAGAGGTGGATCAGGTAATCCTTCACCAGTTACTGCTTTTGGAGTTTATATGGGAATGAAAGCAGCTGCCAAGCAACAATTTGGATCGGATAATTTAGAAGGTAAAAAAGTATTGGTTCAGGGAATTGGACACGTTGGGGAAACTTTGGTTTCGTATTTGACCAAAGAGGGAGCTCAGGTTTTTATCGCTGATATCAATGAAGAAAAATTGTATGAAGTAGCTACAAAATATAATGCACAAGTATTCACAGGAGACGATTTATATAGCGCCGATGTTGATATTTATGCGCCTTGTGCGATGGGAGCAACGATTAACGATACTACAGTAAATAAAATTAAAGCTAAAGTAATTGCTGGTGCTGCTAATAATCAATTAGCTAATGAAAATACTCATGGTTTGATTTTACAGGAAAGAGGGATTCTATATGCTCCTGATTTCTTGATTAATGCCGGAGGAATTATCAATGTTTATGCTGAGTTGGCTCATTACGATAAAGCAGAAATTATGCGTAAAACCGAAAATATCTACAATACTACATTGGAGATTTTTGATTACGCTGTTGCAAATGGAATAACTACGCATCAAGCGGCTTTGACAATTGCTCAAAACCGTATTGATTTGAGAAAAATAGAAAACAGTAAAAAATAG
- a CDS encoding ABC transporter ATP-binding protein translates to MKELQYLNKYFIKYKYSFSLGIIITIIAQIFSLFTPKLVSKSFSQIETAYRKGSSVDPSAISHELINNILLIIATTIIAGFLTFLMRQTLIVMSRHIEFDLKNEVFRQYEKLSLNFYKQNRTGDLMNRISEDVSKVRMYVGPAVMYTINTFIRFAIVIGYMYNVSPRLTLYTILPLPILSYCIFKLSSEINKRSTIFQQYLSKVSSYTQEVFSGIRVIKAYSLEEQHQANINDLANESKSKSLSLAKVQALFGPFMIALIGVSNLVVIYFGGLMYIHGSIKSIGTIAEFILYINMLTWPVASLGWVSSMVQEAEASQKRLNEFLKIEPEIQNKNNNKSKIDGSIVFDNVSFTYDDTQIKALQNVSFTVNKGETLAILGKTGSGKSTVLALLSRLYDVTGGKILIDNKEIDQLNLFDLRNSIGVVPQDAFLFSDTIKNNIKFGKEDATDQEVEAVAKSAVVHDNIIGFNKGYDTILGERGITLSGGQKQRVSIARAIIKNPEILLFDDCLSAVDTETEEAILNNLYQICKNKTTIIVSHRVSSAKNADKIIILENGKIIEQGTHNQLINQGGYYAALYLKQLSEKELL, encoded by the coding sequence ATGAAAGAATTACAATATTTAAATAAATATTTCATTAAGTACAAATACAGCTTTTCACTTGGAATAATTATCACCATAATCGCACAAATTTTCTCTTTATTTACTCCAAAATTAGTCAGCAAGTCATTCAGTCAAATTGAAACAGCTTACAGAAAAGGCAGTTCGGTTGACCCTAGCGCTATAAGCCACGAATTGATTAATAATATCCTACTAATCATTGCAACTACAATTATAGCAGGTTTTCTTACCTTCCTTATGAGGCAAACTTTGATAGTAATGTCTCGCCACATTGAATTTGATTTAAAAAATGAAGTTTTTCGTCAATATGAAAAGCTTTCGTTGAATTTCTACAAACAAAACCGAACCGGAGATTTGATGAACCGTATAAGCGAAGATGTTTCCAAAGTAAGAATGTACGTTGGACCGGCGGTTATGTACACGATAAACACATTTATCCGTTTTGCAATCGTAATCGGTTATATGTACAATGTATCGCCAAGACTGACTTTATACACCATATTACCTTTACCCATATTATCATACTGCATCTTCAAATTGAGCTCTGAAATCAATAAAAGATCGACAATATTCCAACAATACTTATCCAAGGTTTCCAGTTATACCCAAGAAGTTTTTTCCGGAATACGTGTTATTAAAGCCTATTCGTTGGAAGAACAACATCAAGCCAACATTAACGATTTGGCTAATGAAAGCAAAAGCAAAAGTTTAAGCCTTGCCAAAGTACAAGCTCTTTTTGGTCCTTTTATGATTGCCCTTATCGGTGTGAGCAACTTGGTCGTAATTTATTTTGGCGGACTAATGTACATTCATGGTTCTATCAAAAGTATTGGAACGATTGCCGAATTCATACTATACATCAATATGCTGACTTGGCCGGTGGCGTCATTGGGCTGGGTTTCTTCAATGGTACAAGAGGCAGAAGCTTCGCAAAAAAGATTGAACGAATTTTTGAAAATTGAACCTGAGATACAAAATAAAAACAACAATAAATCCAAAATTGATGGCAGTATTGTTTTTGACAATGTGAGCTTTACCTACGATGACACCCAAATAAAAGCGTTACAAAATGTTTCCTTCACTGTCAACAAAGGAGAAACTTTGGCTATCCTAGGAAAAACTGGTTCTGGAAAATCAACCGTTTTGGCCTTATTGTCGCGCTTATACGATGTTACCGGAGGAAAAATCCTGATTGACAACAAAGAAATCGACCAACTCAATTTATTCGATTTACGCAACAGTATTGGAGTTGTCCCTCAAGATGCTTTTTTATTTTCAGATACCATTAAAAATAATATCAAATTTGGAAAAGAAGACGCTACTGATCAAGAGGTCGAAGCAGTCGCAAAAAGCGCTGTCGTTCACGACAATATTATCGGTTTTAACAAAGGATACGATACAATTTTGGGTGAGAGAGGGATTACGCTTTCCGGTGGACAAAAGCAACGTGTTTCTATCGCAAGGGCTATTATAAAGAATCCTGAAATTTTACTTTTTGACGATTGCCTATCTGCGGTCGATACAGAAACAGAAGAGGCAATTCTGAATAATCTTTATCAAATATGTAAAAATAAAACTACAATTATTGTGAGTCATAGGGTTTCATCGGCAAAAAACGCAGATAAAATCATCATACTTGAAAATGGAAAAATAATAGAACAAGGCACTCATAATCAATTAATAAACCAAGGAGGGTATTATGCAGCATTATATTTAAAACAACTTTCGGAAAAAGAATTGCTCTAA
- a CDS encoding PUR family DNA/RNA-binding protein translates to MRENDMLEKEEIFSKVLRAGRRTYFFDVRATKADDYYITITESKKFTEEDGSFHFKKHKIYLYKEDFTAFSEILEDMTSYVLNHKGEEVISERHQKDFKKEYASEKVNEDIIPNTSSFTDIEFDDI, encoded by the coding sequence ATGAGAGAAAATGATATGTTAGAAAAGGAGGAAATTTTTTCAAAAGTTTTAAGAGCTGGAAGAAGAACCTATTTCTTTGACGTAAGAGCTACCAAAGCTGACGATTATTATATTACAATAACAGAAAGCAAAAAATTCACCGAAGAAGACGGATCTTTTCACTTCAAAAAACACAAAATCTATTTATACAAAGAAGATTTTACCGCTTTTTCAGAAATTTTAGAAGACATGACTTCTTACGTTTTAAACCACAAAGGTGAAGAAGTAATTTCAGAAAGACACCAAAAAGATTTCAAAAAAGAATACGCTTCAGAAAAAGTAAATGAAGATATTATTCCAAATACATCTAGTTTTACAGATATCGAATTTGACGATATTTAA
- a CDS encoding panthothenate synthetase, giving the protein MKMLINVIFPIEPFNSMVRNGTAGETIGRVIDDIKPESIYFSEQDGSRGAVMIVEIPDASSIPAICEPWFLNFEAHCEIRIAMTPEDLMRANLNKLAEKWSDVHAN; this is encoded by the coding sequence ATGAAAATGTTAATTAATGTTATCTTCCCCATTGAGCCTTTCAATTCAATGGTTCGAAATGGTACAGCTGGCGAAACCATTGGTCGCGTTATCGATGATATAAAACCAGAAAGTATTTATTTTTCAGAACAAGATGGAAGCAGAGGTGCAGTTATGATTGTAGAAATACCAGATGCCTCAAGTATTCCAGCGATTTGCGAACCTTGGTTTTTAAATTTTGAAGCACATTGCGAAATCAGAATCGCAATGACCCCCGAAGATTTGATGAGAGCTAACCTCAACAAACTAGCTGAAAAATGGAGTGATGTTCATGCCAATTAA